From Tachyglossus aculeatus isolate mTacAcu1 unplaced genomic scaffold, mTacAcu1.pri scaffold_12_arrow_ctg1, whole genome shotgun sequence, one genomic window encodes:
- the FAM221B gene encoding protein FAM221B, producing METHEPTSSKVPEDSIDEEKADRTLGEEGASGVSAALLEEAEDEGEGTSINDCNAQMECQKPQCGKRPGKRLTPRYTAQPVVPAERAELVSVAQAMHREQFGARVNELFRWEKDAALKAIQTGLYIGWRCPHYLWDCFRIGDESKCFCGHLLREHQIHSDISVPCTASPCRCLMFCFIPSRPEEVGEFWLRKRAGFDPAAWRAMCRCKHSHEEHSATRAHRCQHRGCRCNFFESSFLCAACDRRWEEHDTFFETEENRRHGGRPYGADYLPFVEMPNLRNAVLTGHEGDSRAYMALLGQLPNHHSAPHSTP from the exons ATGGAAACCCACGAGCCCACATCATCCAAGGTACCAGAAGACAGCATCGATGAGGAAAAGGCCGACaggactcttggagaagaaggagccagtggagtcTCTGCAGCTTTACTGGAAGAGGCAGAAGATGAAGGGGAGGGGACAAGCATTAATGACTGCAATGCCCAGATGGAATGCCAGAAACCCCAATGTGGCAAAAGGCCGGGAAAGAGACTCACCCCCC GTTACACAGCCCAGCCTGTGGTGCCCGCAGAGCGGGCAGAGCTGGTGTCAGTAGCCCAGGCCATGCATCGGGAGCAGTTTGGGGCCCGAGTTAACGAACTTTTCCGGTGGGAGAAAGATGCAGCCCTCAAGGCCATCCAGACAG GGCTCTACATAGGCTGGCGTTGTCCTCACTACCTGTGGGATTGCTTCCGAATCGGGGATGAGTCCAAGTGCTTTTGTGGACACCTGCTCAGGGAGCACCAGATCCACTCAG ACATCTCGGTGCCGTGCACAGCGTCTCCCTGCCGCTGCCTCATGTTCTGCTTCATCCCATCCCGCCCTGAGGAAGTGGGCGAGTTCTGGCTGCGGAAACGTGCTGGCTTTGACCCGGCAGCCTGGCGGGCTATGTGCCGCTGCAAACACAGCCACGAGGAGCACAGTGCCACGAGGGCCCACCGTTGTCAACACCGAG GCTGCCGCTGCAACTTCTTCGAGTCCAGTTTTCTATGTGCAGCTTGTGACCGGCGCTGGGAAGAGCATGATACCTTCTTTGAAACAGAGGAGAACCGGCGTCATGGCGGCCGGCCCTATG GAGCTGACTACCTGCCTTTTGTGGAGATGCCCAATCTGAGGAATGCTGTTCTCACTGGCCATGAGGGAGACAGCAGGGCCTATATGGCCCTACTGGGGCAGCTGCCCAACCACCACTCTGCTCCTCACAGCACCCCTTAG